A genomic stretch from Solanum stenotomum isolate F172 chromosome 8, ASM1918654v1, whole genome shotgun sequence includes:
- the LOC125872954 gene encoding protein GAMETE CELL DEFECTIVE 1, mitochondrial-like: MNPVRKLSSTFIINSTFSAAVRRRLSTKSGNDEWNDAWEAAWLPDDLSGKNRAPWEADVNFALSNDTSNTTKNIQIESRVPEVDTETKAFVEDMNENWHLRKGKQQKNGGEGITINENESSLYSLENIKRDYRLKKQRVHAGLWLKEIEKMEETKLGDSIGGSGNADDIEKLLDSCSEIFDSPNDDSSNSNTTSEFKNKPDGWETTSKTQDGNIWEMSQREEDILVQEFERRIAFNKFQIASFIKTHIFSRRRPIDGWKYMIEEIGPNARKGKGSVSRLPSIADASTRPFREEDTSSHTTFPSNRGRTERR; the protein is encoded by the exons ATGAACCCGGTCCGCAAACTCTCATCAACCTTTATCATAAACTCCACCTTCTCCGCGGCCGTCCGCCGGCGGTTGTCGACCAAAAGCGGCAACGATGAATGGAACGACGCATGGGAAGCTGCGTGGCTTCCCGACGATCTGTCTGGAAAGAATCGAGCTCCATGGGAAGCCGACGTAAATTTTGCACTTTCCAACGATACCAGcaacactaccaaaaatatccAAATTGAGTCTAGGGTTCCGGAAGTTGATACGGAAACTAAAGCCTTTGTGGAGGATATGAATGAGAATTGGCACTTAAGAAAGGGGAAGCAGCAGAAAAATGGCGGTGAGGGCATAACTATCAACGAAAATGAAAGTTCGCTTTATAGTTTGGAGAATATAAAGAGGGATTATAGGTTGAAGAAGCAGAGAGTGCATGCTGGTTTGTGGTTGAAGGAGATTGAGAAGATGGAAGAGACTAAGCTAGGAGATTCTATTGGTGGCAGCGGCAATGCTGATGATATTGAAAAACTTCTGGATAGCTGTTCAGA GATTTTTGATTCACCTAATGATGATTCAAGTAATTCAAACACGACTTCTGAGTTCAAAAACAAACCTGATGGCTGGGAAACCACTTCAAAAACACAAGATGGGAATATATGGGAGATGTCGCAAAGAGAAGAAGATATCTTAGTCCAAGAATTTGAACGCCGAATTGCATTCAACAAATTCCAG ATTGCCAGTTTTATTAAAACCCATATATTTAGTCGGAGGAGGCCTATAGATGGTTGGAAGTATATGATAGAGGAGATCGGTCCAAATGCCAGAAAAGGGAAGGGCAGTGTTTCAAGGTTACCTAGTATAGCAGATGCATCAACTCGACCTTTCAGGGAGGAAGATACATCGTCCCACACTACTTTCCCCTCTAATCGGGGGAGGACTGAAAGGAGGTAG
- the LOC125872964 gene encoding 40S ribosomal protein S11 produces MAEQTEKAFLKQPGVFLSSKKTGKGKRPGKGGNRYFKSIGLGFKTPREATEGTYIDKKCPFTGNVSIRGRILAGTCHSAKMNRTIIVRRNYLHYVKKYQRYEKRHSNIPAHISPCFRVKEGDHVTIGQCRPLSKTVRFNVLKVIPAGSGGGGKKAFTGM; encoded by the exons ATGGCGGAGCAGACAGAGAAGGCATTTTTGAAGCAGCCAGGTGTTTTTCTAAG CTCTAAGAAGACTGGTAAGGGAAAGAGGCCAGGAAAGGGAGGCAATCGATACTTTAAGAGTATCGGCTTAGGATTCAAAACTCCTCGTGAGGCTACCGAAG GTACATATATTGACAAGAAATGCCCATTCACTGGCAATGTTTCTATCCGAGGACGTATCCTTGCTGGTACATGCCACAGTGCTAAGATGAATAGAACCATCATTGTTCGACGCAATTACCTACACTATGTCAAGAAGTATCAGAG ATATGAGAAGAGGCACTCCAATATTCCAGCTCACATATCACCATGCTTCCGTGTGAAAGAGGGAGATCATGTTACTATTGGACAGTGCAG GCCTTTATCCAAAACTGTGAGGTTCAATGTATTGAAGGTGATTCCAGCCGGTTCTGGTGGTGGCGGGAAAAAAGCTTTTACCGGAATGTGA